Proteins encoded in a region of the Chlorogloeopsis sp. ULAP01 genome:
- the hpnI gene encoding bacteriohopanetetrol glucosamine biosynthesis glycosyltransferase HpnI, with translation MGTIEPACLSIFNLTIIQFLLLVLCLVAIWFYSYAIYAAIAFFKHPHPVTTNFCPPITVLKPICGLDADAYTNLASFCQQQYPTYQIIFSVRDWQDCSIAVVKQIIDDFPQIDIQLVVSERTIGTNLKVSNLANAVSFAKHEFLLIADSDIKVTSDYLQRVIQPFQAKEVGVVTCLYRSSAQGWITTLEAIGTATDFHAGVLVSNRLEGIKFALGSTIVIRKQVLEEIGGLEAIADYLADDFQLGYLPAQAGYKVLLSDYVVEHVLATTKLADSINRQIRWARCARISRPWGYFGLIFTYGTIISMLLLVTTEKSILGWIVMFITWMMRLVMGWVVGVKILNDSATKKFLWLIPIWDLIDFVIWCYCLVGNTIEWRGQRMQLTKDGKLVVPEQLLVKLEEKF, from the coding sequence ATGGGAACTATTGAACCTGCTTGCTTGAGCATTTTCAATTTAACCATCATTCAGTTTCTGCTACTAGTTCTTTGTCTAGTGGCTATTTGGTTTTATTCTTATGCAATTTATGCAGCGATCGCCTTTTTCAAACATCCCCATCCTGTTACTACAAATTTTTGCCCACCCATTACAGTTTTAAAGCCTATTTGTGGCTTGGATGCTGATGCTTACACAAATTTGGCTTCTTTTTGCCAACAGCAGTACCCAACCTATCAAATTATTTTTAGTGTTCGTGATTGGCAAGACTGTAGTATTGCTGTGGTGAAGCAAATTATCGATGACTTTCCTCAAATAGATATTCAGTTAGTAGTTAGCGAGCGCACCATTGGTACAAACTTGAAAGTCAGCAATTTAGCAAATGCTGTATCCTTTGCTAAACATGAATTTCTGCTGATTGCTGATAGTGATATCAAAGTCACGAGTGACTATTTGCAACGAGTTATTCAACCATTCCAAGCCAAGGAAGTAGGTGTCGTTACCTGTCTGTATCGTTCTTCAGCACAAGGATGGATCACAACTCTGGAAGCCATTGGCACGGCGACTGATTTCCATGCAGGCGTTTTAGTAAGTAACAGACTAGAAGGTATAAAATTTGCCCTTGGTTCTACTATTGTGATTCGCAAACAAGTACTAGAAGAAATTGGGGGATTAGAGGCGATCGCAGATTATCTTGCAGACGATTTTCAACTTGGTTATCTCCCAGCCCAAGCAGGCTACAAAGTTTTACTTTCCGATTATGTAGTTGAACATGTATTGGCAACCACCAAGTTAGCTGATTCTATCAATCGCCAGATTCGTTGGGCGCGCTGTGCGCGAATTTCTCGCCCTTGGGGTTATTTCGGATTAATTTTTACCTACGGTACCATCATCAGTATGTTACTACTAGTTACCACAGAAAAATCAATACTAGGCTGGATTGTCATGTTTATAACTTGGATGATGCGCTTAGTCATGGGTTGGGTTGTAGGTGTTAAAATCCTCAACGATTCTGCTACCAAAAAATTTCTGTGGCTTATCCCCATATGGGATCTAATTGACTTTGTAATTTGGTGCTATTGCTTGGTTGGCAATACAATTGAGTGGCGAGGACAGCGAATGCAATTAACTAAAGATGGTAAATTAGTGGTGCCTGAACAGTTATTAGTAAAATTAGAAGAAAAGTTTTAA
- a CDS encoding XisI protein encodes MAIEQYRQIIQQLILKRAKRGLSQEGMETQVILDTERDQYLLLHTGWRRNRRTHGCSLHLDIKDGKIWIQHDGTEAGIATQLLELGVSKEDIVLAFHSPHMRQFTEFVSN; translated from the coding sequence ATGGCTATAGAGCAGTATCGTCAAATTATTCAACAGTTAATTCTAAAACGGGCAAAAAGAGGTTTATCACAAGAGGGCATGGAAACACAAGTCATTTTAGATACAGAGCGTGATCAATACCTCTTGCTACATACAGGCTGGCGCAGAAATCGTCGCACACATGGATGCAGTTTGCATCTTGACATCAAAGATGGCAAAATCTGGATTCAGCATGATGGCACAGAAGCTGGTATTGCGACACAACTCTTAGAATTAGGTGTATCAAAAGAAGATATTGTTTTGGCGTTTCACTCTCCTCATATGCGCCAATTTACAGAGTTTGTAAGCAATTGA
- a CDS encoding 2OG-Fe(II) oxygenase, which translates to MEQLQTELHKVTKVLDRPKLQAEYQAQNEFLVVENFLPQTILEQLLALLPSLQTVINRNYIPNHKKGGSISKFSLDNLAPAFGELYQLPALVEFLKQITLEELLFCPDSDPHAYALYYYTEPGDHIQYHYDTSYYQGKRYTVLLGLVDRSTSKLEYQLYRDIPNRETQRRSQALTPGTLVLFNGDKLYHRVTPLGNNEERIVLTLEYVTDTRMSTLNRFVSNMKDAIAYFGFRQVFRPHQG; encoded by the coding sequence ATGGAGCAGCTGCAAACTGAACTCCATAAAGTTACAAAAGTACTCGATCGCCCAAAACTTCAAGCTGAGTATCAAGCTCAAAATGAATTCTTGGTAGTAGAAAACTTTTTGCCTCAGACTATCCTTGAACAATTACTTGCTCTGTTGCCATCTTTACAAACTGTTATTAACCGCAACTATATACCCAATCATAAAAAGGGCGGCAGTATCAGTAAATTCAGTCTGGATAACCTGGCTCCGGCTTTTGGTGAGTTGTATCAACTGCCTGCCTTAGTCGAGTTCTTGAAGCAAATCACACTAGAAGAACTTCTTTTCTGTCCTGATAGCGATCCCCACGCTTACGCTCTGTACTATTATACTGAGCCTGGGGATCACATCCAGTATCACTACGATACCTCTTATTATCAGGGAAAGCGCTACACGGTGTTGCTCGGCTTAGTTGATCGCTCGACAAGCAAGCTGGAATATCAACTTTACCGTGATATACCGAATCGGGAGACACAAAGGCGATCGCAAGCCTTAACTCCAGGTACGCTTGTATTATTTAACGGCGATAAACTATACCATCGAGTCACACCTCTAGGTAATAATGAAGAGCGCATTGTCCTAACTTTAGAATATGTTACCGATACTCGCATGAGTACGCTGAATCGTTTTGTCTCCAATATGAAAGATGCGATCGCCTATTTTGGTTTTCGTCAGGTATTTCGACCACATCAGGGGTAA
- a CDS encoding PAS domain S-box protein: MKGKPVQDQAKTKQQLIDEIVLLRQELAKSRIDKQALEENPFHPKANSIKTIDLDCNVDDSAGASLGKINRKLKSSVNAVRVAATLREGRLRASMLLAKIWRIFAPVALVTGNREQVEVALQESQRTLSTLMSNLPGMAYRCQIDENYTFEFASEGCLELTGYHPADFYQGGRIAYADIIHPDDRERIRKQATVSLLERQERLTVNYRIITANGEERWLWDRAVGIYSQAEDLIAVEGFATDISDRKSAEIALQASKSKLSDIVNSAIAAINSTRVYADRDLLNYEYEYVSAGCETILGYTPEELVADQSLWHSRIASEDLAAILPQINEAIISERTITFEYRFHHKDGSWRLLSATLISRRDETANCWITTTITTDITDRKLAEERIKFQANVLSQVKEAVIAIDPEFCVTYWNQAAEQLYGMKAEEMLGQKLETSHQYRWLRKEDEQAAYNSLATLGFWQGENIHIKKNKQEIYVESSVSVLKDENGAQTGLLAIIRDISDRKLAEQEISFQANLLNQVCNAVIYTDMEGRIAYWNRFAETLYQWTANEVIGKKIIEVLTPPGQELLLAQTFASLRQNCRADAEVLLQRKDGSLILVWASTTVMNDEQGKAIGFVGVSFDISERKRSEEKIREQAALLNIATDAIVVRDLEHQILFWNQGAERIYGWAAAEVIGKNANQLLYKEARLQLEAVKKALTNKGEWWGELRQIAKNGKEIIVASRWTYIYDQQGSPTSILVVNTDITEKKQIEAQFLRVQRLESLGNLASGIAHDLNNILTPILAASQLLLYKQSNLDPLNQELLEIVENNARRGSDLVKQILYFARGAEGEMTLLQVRHILLEIEKFLKQTFPKSIKVYTDIPEELDAVSANAAQLHQVFINLCVNACDAMPNGGNLSFSAKNILIDENYTLMNMEAKVGSYIVVTVADTGSGISPEIIDRIFEPFFTTKEIGKGTGLGLSTVMGIVKSHNGFITVSSQVGEGSQFKVFLPAVNTSVALPVEDSELRAGAGELILVVDDEAPIRETTKTLLEQHNYKILTASDGIEAIALYIQHKNDIKAVLMDMMMPAMDGQNAIQMLKKINRDVKVIASSGLIMNSKLAEAAHASTFLVKPYTAKELLDTLHQVLT, from the coding sequence ATGAAGGGCAAGCCCGTGCAGGATCAGGCTAAGACAAAACAACAGTTAATAGATGAAATTGTCCTCCTACGGCAGGAATTAGCAAAATCTAGAATTGACAAGCAGGCATTGGAGGAAAATCCCTTTCATCCAAAAGCCAATTCTATAAAAACAATAGATTTGGATTGCAATGTTGACGACAGTGCAGGAGCGTCGTTAGGGAAAATCAACAGAAAGCTCAAAAGTTCGGTGAATGCTGTTAGAGTGGCAGCTACTTTAAGAGAAGGCAGACTACGTGCGTCTATGCTGCTAGCAAAAATTTGGAGAATTTTTGCCCCCGTTGCATTAGTCACAGGCAATCGCGAACAAGTAGAAGTTGCTCTGCAAGAAAGCCAACGCACCCTTTCAACCTTGATGAGTAACTTACCTGGCATGGCTTACCGATGTCAGATAGATGAAAATTACACCTTTGAATTTGCCAGCGAGGGATGTTTAGAGCTAACAGGATATCATCCTGCTGATTTTTACCAAGGTGGGAGAATTGCTTATGCTGATATTATCCATCCAGATGATCGGGAGCGCATCCGCAAACAAGCAACAGTCAGTTTGCTAGAGCGGCAAGAGCGCCTCACCGTCAATTACCGCATCATCACGGCGAATGGCGAAGAGCGGTGGTTGTGGGATCGAGCGGTGGGAATTTACTCACAAGCAGAAGATTTAATTGCAGTTGAGGGATTCGCCACGGATATTAGCGATCGCAAAAGTGCAGAAATAGCCTTGCAAGCCTCTAAATCCAAGTTGAGCGATATTGTTAATAGTGCGATCGCTGCCATCAACAGTACACGAGTATATGCTGATCGAGATTTACTAAACTATGAATATGAGTATGTTTCTGCCGGATGTGAAACAATCCTTGGCTACACGCCTGAAGAATTAGTAGCAGATCAGTCATTGTGGCACTCGCGTATCGCTTCGGAAGATTTGGCAGCTATATTGCCACAAATCAATGAGGCAATCATTAGCGAGCGTACTATTACTTTCGAGTACAGATTTCACCATAAAGACGGCTCTTGGCGATTACTTTCAGCTACGTTAATATCCCGCAGGGATGAAACAGCAAATTGTTGGATCACCACGACAATTACAACCGACATTACTGATCGCAAGTTAGCAGAAGAACGCATCAAATTTCAGGCTAATGTTTTATCTCAGGTGAAAGAAGCGGTAATTGCGATTGATCCCGAATTTTGCGTTACATATTGGAATCAAGCAGCAGAGCAGCTATATGGTATGAAGGCTGAAGAAATGCTTGGTCAAAAATTGGAAACATCTCATCAGTATCGTTGGCTGAGGAAAGAAGATGAGCAGGCTGCGTACAATTCCTTGGCGACATTAGGCTTCTGGCAAGGTGAAAATATCCATATCAAAAAAAATAAGCAAGAAATATACGTTGAGTCATCAGTTAGTGTACTGAAAGATGAAAATGGCGCACAGACTGGTTTACTGGCAATTATTCGTGACATTAGCGATCGCAAACTTGCCGAACAGGAAATTAGCTTCCAAGCAAACTTGCTCAATCAAGTTTGCAACGCTGTGATTTACACAGATATGGAGGGGCGAATTGCTTACTGGAATCGCTTTGCCGAAACTCTTTATCAGTGGACAGCAAATGAGGTTATAGGTAAAAAAATTATAGAAGTTTTAACACCTCCTGGACAAGAGCTGTTGCTAGCACAAACTTTTGCATCTTTAAGGCAAAATTGTCGAGCTGATGCAGAAGTTTTGCTACAGCGCAAAGATGGTAGTCTGATTCTTGTCTGGGCATCTACAACTGTGATGAACGATGAGCAAGGAAAAGCGATCGGCTTTGTAGGAGTATCCTTCGATATTAGTGAACGCAAACGCTCAGAAGAGAAAATCCGCGAACAAGCAGCCCTACTAAATATTGCAACCGATGCGATCGTTGTGCGCGATCTAGAACACCAGATCCTGTTTTGGAACCAAGGAGCAGAGAGAATTTACGGGTGGGCAGCAGCAGAAGTCATCGGTAAAAATGCTAATCAACTTTTGTATAAAGAAGCTAGACTACAACTTGAAGCAGTTAAGAAAGCCTTAACCAACAAAGGAGAGTGGTGGGGCGAGTTACGCCAAATTGCCAAAAATGGAAAAGAAATCATTGTTGCTAGTCGGTGGACATATATATATGATCAACAGGGTTCACCAACATCAATTTTAGTTGTCAATACCGACATTACAGAAAAAAAACAAATTGAAGCCCAGTTTTTGAGAGTTCAACGTCTAGAGAGTCTTGGTAATCTTGCCAGTGGCATCGCCCACGATCTCAACAATATCTTGACACCAATTTTAGCAGCGTCTCAACTTTTGCTATATAAACAATCTAATCTAGATCCACTCAATCAGGAACTGTTGGAAATAGTAGAAAATAATGCCAGGCGGGGAAGTGATTTAGTCAAGCAGATTCTATATTTTGCACGTGGTGCAGAAGGAGAAATGACTCTGCTACAAGTTCGGCACATACTGTTAGAAATTGAAAAGTTTCTTAAGCAAACGTTTCCAAAATCTATCAAAGTTTATACGGATATCCCCGAAGAACTTGATGCAGTTTCTGCCAATGCCGCCCAACTGCATCAAGTCTTTATCAACCTCTGCGTCAATGCTTGTGATGCGATGCCAAATGGTGGTAATTTAAGTTTCTCTGCCAAAAATATTTTGATTGATGAAAACTACACGCTCATGAATATGGAGGCTAAAGTTGGCTCCTACATTGTGGTTACTGTTGCAGACACAGGAAGTGGCATTTCTCCAGAAATTATAGACCGAATTTTTGAACCATTTTTTACAACTAAAGAGATTGGCAAAGGAACAGGATTGGGACTTTCGACGGTAATGGGTATTGTCAAAAGCCATAATGGTTTTATCACCGTGTCGAGCCAAGTTGGAGAAGGTAGCCAATTTAAAGTATTTTTGCCTGCGGTGAATACGTCTGTAGCCTTGCCCGTGGAAGACTCAGAATTGCGTGCTGGGGCAGGGGAATTAATTCTCGTTGTGGATGATGAAGCTCCAATTCGAGAAACTACTAAAACTTTACTTGAACAACATAACTATAAAATTCTCACCGCTAGTGATGGAATAGAAGCGATCGCCTTATACATTCAGCACAAAAATGACATTAAGGCAGTGTTAATGGATATGATGATGCCGGCTATGGATGGGCAAAATGCAATCCAAATGCTCAAAAAAATCAATCGGGATGTTAAAGTGATTGCTTCTAGTGGATTGATAATGAATAGCAAACTTGCAGAAGCCGCCCATGCCAGCACATTTTTGGTTAAGCCCTACACGGCTAAAGAGTTACTAGATACCTTACATCAGGTACTTACTTGA
- a CDS encoding element excision factor XisH family protein, whose protein sequence is MSIGDVDFEIDLAAEMLAAERAGEKIAVEIKSFIGRSSVSEFHTALGQFINYQFALEEFEPERKLYLAVPESIYN, encoded by the coding sequence ATGAGTATTGGAGATGTAGACTTTGAAATAGATTTGGCAGCAGAAATGTTAGCTGCCGAACGAGCAGGTGAAAAAATAGCAGTTGAAATTAAGAGTTTTATTGGGCGCTCAAGTGTATCAGAATTCCACACAGCCCTTGGGCAATTTATCAATTATCAATTTGCTCTTGAAGAATTTGAACCGGAACGCAAACTTTATTTGGCAGTGCCTGAGTCAATCTATAACTAA